A single region of the Bacteroides luhongzhouii genome encodes:
- a CDS encoding LexA family transcriptional regulator yields the protein MTKKERLEAIIDYYSDGKPSVFAKYIGVAPSTISSWLSRDTLDYDLIFAKCENISSNWLLTGKGEMIKNAEREQKTIEISESAISETKRKGALIYDIDATCGLSGRDIEFTDEKVIGSIDAPEINPDSKIIFATGDSMLPLIASGDRVVIRKIESWDYFNYGQVYLIITNEYRLIKRVRRHPKDSDNLILLRSENPDYDDIDLPKREIIHLFIVENILSIKNIL from the coding sequence ATGACTAAAAAAGAAAGATTAGAGGCAATAATCGACTATTATAGCGATGGAAAGCCATCAGTATTTGCGAAGTATATAGGCGTAGCTCCATCAACTATTAGTTCATGGCTATCAAGAGATACACTTGACTACGATTTAATTTTCGCAAAATGCGAAAACATATCATCTAATTGGCTGCTCACTGGAAAAGGCGAAATGATTAAAAATGCAGAGCGAGAACAAAAAACAATCGAGATTTCCGAATCTGCAATAAGCGAAACAAAACGAAAAGGAGCACTAATCTACGATATAGACGCAACATGCGGGCTAAGTGGTAGAGACATAGAATTTACAGACGAAAAAGTGATAGGAAGTATAGACGCACCGGAAATCAACCCGGATTCAAAGATAATATTCGCCACGGGTGATAGTATGTTACCACTAATCGCTTCGGGCGACAGGGTAGTAATTAGAAAGATTGAGAGTTGGGATTATTTCAACTACGGACAGGTATATTTAATCATAACGAACGAATACAGGCTTATAAAAAGAGTTCGTAGACATCCTAAAGATTCAGATAATTTAATCCTGCTTCGTAGTGAGAATCCAGATTATGACGATATAGACTTGCCGAAGCGGGAAATTATTCATCTCTTTATCGTGGAGAACATTTTATCAATCAAAAA
- a CDS encoding YqaJ viral recombinase family protein, translating to MKSSEQKEIEWKEKRRGKITASTLPDLMKAGKGCPFGKAALDAMYLVRYERRTGTMRENGSNKAFDWGHENEPLAVEWVRSQLMNEIKSCTTDFKDIVFNEPFEGFGDSPDFYVYGFDGKVIALGEIKCPMSQGKIESLQFGNTIDEKDEYYWQFLGHFLGRPDVDKLYYVIYDGYVNDGRILEMNRADHVENIKKLYDRIRLASEMIDESIRSGLDLLDCVDKAKEVLKLKMQIEALKPEAKNSVPVKNQIYKIRKELKKLMKKVPSQH from the coding sequence ATGAAATCAAGTGAACAAAAAGAAATCGAATGGAAGGAAAAGAGACGGGGCAAAATAACCGCCTCTACGCTTCCCGATCTGATGAAAGCGGGCAAAGGTTGTCCCTTTGGCAAAGCCGCGTTAGATGCGATGTATTTAGTACGATACGAGCGGAGAACCGGGACGATGCGAGAAAATGGAAGTAACAAGGCGTTTGATTGGGGACATGAAAACGAACCGCTAGCGGTCGAATGGGTACGGAGCCAGTTAATGAACGAAATCAAGTCGTGTACAACCGATTTTAAGGACATTGTTTTCAATGAACCGTTTGAAGGATTCGGAGATTCACCGGATTTCTATGTGTACGGATTTGACGGGAAAGTTATCGCTCTGGGTGAGATCAAGTGCCCGATGTCGCAAGGAAAGATCGAATCGCTGCAGTTCGGAAATACCATCGACGAAAAAGACGAATATTATTGGCAATTCCTCGGACATTTTCTAGGGCGTCCGGACGTAGACAAGTTGTATTATGTCATTTATGACGGCTATGTAAACGACGGTCGAATACTCGAAATGAATCGAGCCGATCACGTGGAGAATATAAAGAAACTCTATGATCGAATCCGGTTGGCTAGCGAGATGATAGACGAATCTATCCGTTCCGGTCTGGACTTGCTTGATTGTGTCGATAAGGCAAAAGAGGTTTTAAAATTAAAGATGCAGATCGAGGCATTAAAGCCGGAAGCGAAAAACAGTGTTCCGGTTAAAAATCAGATTTATAAGATACGGAAGGAGTTAAAGAAACTGATGAAGAAAGTACCGTCACAACACTAA
- a CDS encoding DUF4494 domain-containing protein — protein MNTWFLCKIRYEKVMENGMQKKVTEPYLVDALSFTEAEARIIEEVTPFISGEFTVSDISRAHYSEIFTSEEDSADKWFAGRLAFTTLDEKSGKEKRTYTNVLIQAADIHDAMKKLDEGMKGTMADYSSILLKETAIVDVYPYEAKK, from the coding sequence ATGAACACTTGGTTTTTATGTAAAATCCGTTACGAGAAGGTAATGGAGAACGGGATGCAAAAGAAAGTCACTGAACCGTATTTAGTCGATGCACTAAGTTTTACCGAAGCAGAAGCGCGAATAATCGAAGAGGTAACGCCGTTTATCTCCGGTGAGTTCACAGTGTCCGACATTTCCCGCGCACATTATAGCGAGATATTTACGAGCGAAGAGGATTCCGCCGATAAATGGTTTGCTGGGCGACTCGCTTTTACTACACTTGACGAGAAAAGCGGCAAGGAGAAGCGAACGTATACGAATGTACTTATACAAGCCGCAGACATTCACGACGCAATGAAGAAACTCGACGAAGGTATGAAAGGAACGATGGCGGATTATTCTTCGATTCTTCTCAAAGAAACGGCGATTGTAGATGTTTATCCGTATGAAGCGAAAAAATAA
- a CDS encoding DUF1064 domain-containing protein, producing MAKYNNVKIDGYDSKKEYRRAKELKLLEKKGIITGLQEQVKYELISPQYHFYEVQGVRKMLHKKKLIERGVYYIADFVYYRDGEYIVEDTKGVRTKEYIIKRKLMLYVHGIKIKEV from the coding sequence ATGGCAAAGTATAACAATGTAAAAATAGACGGATACGACTCTAAAAAGGAATATCGACGCGCTAAGGAGTTGAAACTACTCGAAAAGAAGGGGATTATAACCGGATTACAAGAGCAAGTAAAATACGAGCTTATTTCGCCTCAATATCATTTCTACGAAGTGCAAGGAGTACGGAAGATGCTACACAAAAAGAAACTGATCGAACGAGGCGTTTACTACATCGCGGATTTCGTTTATTATCGGGATGGTGAATATATCGTCGAAGATACTAAAGGAGTTCGGACAAAGGAGTATATAATCAAACGTAAGCTCATGCTTTACGTTCATGGAATTAAAATAAAGGAGGTATAA
- a CDS encoding helix-turn-helix domain-containing protein: MNIDGYTLTEKMRKARRRFRFTATEQALFYELVAICNGEDWRDVFDCSNIELCFALNVNEKTLIKARESLINAGLIYYKSGKNKRIISSYSFVKEFKTTVTTTVNFTVNQTANKGANQTANDTVDKGVNDTGDSTDYNKLKQKPNRNILSKVSHGDFDFISDEFLEAFSLWLEYKKDRRQNYKSEKSLKACYNKLVKLSKNDPVIAEQIVNESIANNWSGLFELKNDKCEYGNKKQTDSTDSGNTIIRTTVL; encoded by the coding sequence ATGAATATAGACGGATATACGCTAACCGAAAAGATGCGAAAAGCGCGACGACGTTTCAGATTTACCGCCACCGAACAAGCCCTTTTTTACGAATTAGTGGCTATTTGTAACGGCGAAGATTGGAGGGACGTTTTCGATTGCTCGAACATTGAACTTTGTTTTGCGCTTAACGTGAATGAGAAAACACTAATAAAAGCCCGTGAGTCTTTAATAAATGCAGGATTGATTTATTATAAATCTGGTAAGAACAAACGTATTATAAGCTCTTATTCTTTCGTGAAGGAATTTAAAACCACTGTAACTACTACTGTAAATTTTACAGTCAATCAAACAGCCAATAAGGGAGCCAATCAGACAGCCAATGATACAGTAGATAAGGGAGTCAATGATACAGGGGATAGTACAGACTATAATAAACTAAAACAGAAACCAAACAGAAATATACTCTCTAAAGTCTCTCATGGAGATTTTGATTTTATATCTGACGAGTTTTTAGAAGCGTTTTCGCTCTGGCTTGAATACAAGAAAGACAGGCGGCAAAATTACAAATCGGAAAAGTCACTAAAAGCGTGTTATAACAAACTGGTAAAATTAAGCAAGAATGATCCGGTGATTGCGGAGCAAATCGTAAATGAATCGATTGCTAATAATTGGTCGGGGTTATTCGAGCTAAAAAACGATAAATGCGAATATGGAAACAAGAAGCAAACAGACTCTACCGATAGCGGCAATACTATCATACGGACTACCGTACTATGA
- a CDS encoding DNA-methyltransferase codes for MKDVELFNDHFQNYKTYGIPKAQLIIADIPYNIGKNAYGSNPSWYIDGDNSNGESELAGKEFFDTDKDFRITEFLHFCSKMLVKEPKEKGKSPCMIVFCEFQQQFELIQKAKEYGLNNYINLVFRKNFSAQVLKANMKVVGNCEYGVLLYRDKLPKFNNGGRMVFNCFDYPRDADTPRIHPTQKSVPLLERLIELFTDAGDVVIDPCAGSGTTLLAAAQCGRKAYGFEIKKKFYADANKIILSRMQPRMFV; via the coding sequence ATGAAAGACGTAGAACTATTTAACGACCATTTCCAGAACTATAAAACATACGGTATTCCGAAAGCACAACTAATCATTGCGGATATTCCCTACAACATCGGGAAGAACGCATACGGTTCTAATCCATCTTGGTATATCGACGGAGACAATTCTAATGGAGAAAGCGAATTAGCCGGAAAAGAGTTTTTCGATACCGATAAGGATTTTCGAATTACTGAATTTCTTCACTTTTGTAGTAAGATGCTCGTTAAGGAGCCGAAAGAAAAAGGGAAATCGCCCTGTATGATTGTCTTTTGTGAATTTCAGCAACAATTCGAACTTATACAGAAAGCGAAGGAATATGGACTTAACAATTATATCAATCTGGTATTTAGAAAGAACTTTTCGGCACAAGTTTTAAAGGCTAATATGAAGGTCGTTGGTAATTGTGAATATGGCGTGCTTTTGTATCGGGACAAACTGCCAAAGTTCAACAATGGCGGTCGTATGGTATTTAATTGTTTCGATTATCCTAGAGACGCAGATACACCGCGGATTCATCCGACACAAAAATCAGTTCCGTTGCTTGAACGGTTGATCGAACTTTTCACCGATGCGGGTGATGTTGTGATAGACCCATGCGCCGGAAGTGGTACGACATTACTTGCAGCCGCTCAATGCGGGCGAAAGGCATACGGATTTGAGATAAAGAAGAAGTTCTATGCAGATGCGAATAAAATCATTTTGTCGCGGATGCAGCCTAGAATGTTTGTGTAA
- a CDS encoding HNH endonuclease — MSRNPHYIKMINSNKWKLLRAKKLQSNPVCEVCEANNRSTLATEVHHTVPVESVSHELGMRQLMFDYNNLQSLCHSCHSDTHRRAFSHSKEAVQANNKRATERFADRFLKDNND; from the coding sequence ATGAGTAGAAACCCGCATTACATTAAGATGATTAACTCCAACAAATGGAAATTACTCCGCGCTAAGAAGCTACAAAGCAATCCGGTTTGTGAAGTGTGCGAAGCGAACAATCGCAGTACACTTGCAACCGAAGTACATCACACCGTCCCGGTTGAGTCCGTGTCGCATGAACTCGGAATGAGACAACTAATGTTTGATTATAACAATCTGCAAAGCCTCTGCCATTCGTGCCACTCTGATACGCATCGACGTGCTTTTAGTCATTCGAAAGAGGCGGTACAGGCGAATAATAAGCGAGCTACGGAACGGTTTGCGGATCGGTTCTTAAAAGATAATAACGATTAA
- a CDS encoding terminase TerL endonuclease subunit: MEKETRDKLIALKQSVISDLHNIDVDSYKLGKADERLNVYIKGCINAPDAHNLYELLAVRRFFVFLDKYEFRIKEVKKFVTFYERLKFSGTKGKTRYKLTPIQVFQFSNILAFYKPGTNKRLIREALLFVPRKFSKTTSVASLSINDLLFGDANAQTYVAANSYNQAKVCFDEIRNILKSLDPKFRHFKINREIIYNRIKGKTSFARCLASNPDKLDGLNASMVIVDEYSQADSAALKNVLTSSMGARLNPLTVVITTASDKETAPFVEMLKMYKSILRGEIENDSIFAHIFEPDVDDEEGDPATWRKVQPHMGITVYEDFYIDAYQKALYSAPDALEFRTKLLNVFTTDQTTKWIEAKQIEERFKDIRIENIGTYPLTMAAVDLSVRDDFSTVTYNIYSKESGSFHSHTDYYFPEGALKDHPNRELYEGWAKAGYLILCDGDIIDYQQIVNDILVRAKYLQIMGVGYDPYKSAEFVNLLTYSVGGASEYIKPVKQTYGTFTSPIESFELALYRSKLTFSPNPITPYCFSNAVLDEDRNMNKKPVKKTHNAKIDSTITNLMTFYLFNNYTQ, from the coding sequence ATGGAGAAGGAGACTAGAGATAAACTGATAGCATTAAAGCAGTCGGTTATCTCCGACTTGCATAACATCGACGTTGATTCGTATAAGCTAGGTAAGGCGGACGAAAGATTAAACGTGTATATAAAGGGTTGCATTAATGCCCCGGACGCGCACAACCTTTACGAGTTACTAGCCGTTCGCCGCTTCTTTGTTTTCCTCGATAAATACGAGTTTCGGATCAAGGAAGTAAAGAAGTTCGTCACGTTCTATGAGCGTTTGAAGTTTTCCGGCACAAAGGGAAAAACTAGATACAAGCTGACTCCGATACAAGTGTTTCAGTTCTCTAACATTCTCGCGTTTTACAAGCCCGGAACAAACAAACGTTTGATTCGCGAAGCTCTTTTATTCGTTCCGCGTAAATTCAGTAAGACAACAAGCGTAGCGAGTCTTTCAATTAACGATTTATTGTTCGGTGATGCGAACGCTCAAACATACGTAGCCGCAAACTCATACAATCAGGCGAAAGTCTGTTTTGATGAAATACGTAATATTTTAAAGTCTCTTGATCCGAAGTTTAGACACTTCAAAATCAACCGAGAAATCATATATAATCGCATAAAGGGAAAAACCTCTTTTGCCCGTTGCTTGGCTTCCAATCCCGACAAACTTGACGGATTAAATGCAAGCATGGTAATAGTAGACGAGTATTCGCAAGCCGATAGCGCCGCGTTGAAGAATGTATTAACTTCCTCAATGGGCGCACGGCTCAACCCTTTGACCGTAGTAATTACGACCGCATCCGATAAAGAGACGGCTCCATTCGTCGAAATGCTCAAAATGTATAAATCGATCCTACGAGGTGAGATTGAAAATGATTCCATATTTGCGCACATCTTTGAGCCGGACGTAGACGATGAGGAAGGCGATCCGGCAACGTGGCGCAAAGTGCAACCACACATGGGTATAACTGTCTATGAAGATTTCTATATCGACGCGTATCAAAAAGCACTATATAGCGCACCGGATGCACTGGAATTTCGAACAAAGTTACTAAACGTATTTACTACCGACCAAACAACAAAATGGATTGAGGCGAAGCAGATCGAAGAACGATTCAAAGATATTAGAATAGAGAATATCGGTACTTATCCGTTAACAATGGCGGCGGTCGATTTATCCGTTCGAGACGACTTTTCTACGGTTACTTATAATATCTATTCGAAAGAAAGCGGTTCTTTTCATTCACATACGGATTACTATTTTCCGGAAGGAGCTTTGAAAGATCATCCGAATCGGGAACTTTACGAAGGTTGGGCGAAAGCTGGCTATTTAATTCTTTGCGATGGTGATATAATCGACTATCAGCAAATAGTAAACGATATACTTGTGCGTGCAAAGTATTTACAAATCATGGGAGTTGGCTATGATCCTTATAAATCGGCTGAATTTGTGAATCTTCTTACTTATTCCGTAGGCGGTGCGAGTGAATATATTAAGCCTGTTAAACAGACATACGGAACGTTTACAAGCCCTATCGAATCCTTTGAACTTGCTTTGTATCGGAGTAAGCTCACCTTTAGCCCTAATCCGATTACGCCGTACTGTTTTAGTAATGCGGTATTAGACGAAGATCGGAACATGAATAAGAAGCCAGTCAAGAAAACGCATAATGCTAAGATTGATTCGACGATAACAAACCTAATGACATTCTACTTATTTAATAATTATACACAATAG
- a CDS encoding phage portal protein, protein MKLRYKLRNAIIRSLGLDDYINTNMSSLPSQPINVYSTDAAMKLSAAYRCTAILSGTIASLPLQYKRKKNAVFVPDEKEILYRLLTRRPNRRMSSFEFIRNMVILMVNRGNAYIFIRRTFGEPTALVLLSPGSTTYDKYTDTYTVCDIINHINGVFGSNDIIHLRHNSQDGGYTGVSVIESASRVMSVAASADNQTLKTFQNGGKIKGIISGMKGEAKGLNALTDIQTSDVAERVESELNSGRDIVSVNGDMSFAQLSFTPADTQLIENKKLTVLDICRFYGVHPDKVFAGQPTNYKASEMGQVSYLTDTLQPYLRQIESEFELKLIPDSVSMDYKINFDLSVLYQTDLMTQVTYWKTLLEIGGITSNEIRSHLGKAPIPGGDTVFITCNVAPADSPKIRGESETNKENELPKEEETQIE, encoded by the coding sequence ATGAAACTACGTTATAAACTAAGAAACGCGATTATCCGCTCTTTAGGATTGGACGATTATATTAATACTAATATGTCGTCTCTTCCATCACAGCCCATAAATGTATATAGTACTGATGCGGCGATGAAGCTATCCGCCGCGTATCGTTGTACGGCAATTCTATCCGGTACGATTGCTTCTTTGCCACTTCAATACAAACGAAAAAAAAACGCTGTTTTTGTCCCGGATGAAAAGGAGATTTTATATAGACTCCTTACGCGTAGACCAAATAGAAGAATGAGCAGTTTCGAATTTATTCGGAATATGGTTATATTGATGGTGAACCGGGGAAATGCGTACATCTTCATTCGTAGAACATTTGGAGAACCAACCGCTTTAGTATTACTTTCTCCCGGCTCTACCACTTACGACAAATATACTGATACATATACTGTTTGTGATATTATCAATCACATAAACGGCGTGTTTGGATCGAACGATATTATTCATTTAAGACATAATAGTCAAGACGGGGGATATACAGGTGTCAGCGTCATAGAATCCGCTTCGCGTGTCATGAGTGTAGCCGCTAGCGCAGATAATCAGACGTTAAAAACGTTTCAGAATGGCGGAAAGATCAAAGGGATTATATCCGGCATGAAGGGAGAAGCTAAAGGGCTTAACGCGCTAACTGATATTCAGACCTCCGATGTTGCTGAACGTGTTGAAAGTGAATTGAATTCCGGTCGCGATATTGTTTCGGTCAATGGTGATATGTCGTTTGCTCAATTATCATTCACTCCGGCAGATACTCAATTAATAGAAAATAAGAAGCTGACGGTATTAGACATTTGTCGCTTTTATGGTGTTCATCCCGATAAGGTATTTGCAGGGCAACCCACCAATTATAAAGCTTCTGAAATGGGGCAAGTTTCTTATTTGACAGATACCTTACAGCCTTATTTGAGACAGATCGAATCGGAATTTGAGTTGAAGTTAATTCCTGATTCTGTCTCGATGGATTATAAGATTAATTTCGATTTGTCAGTTCTGTATCAAACCGATTTAATGACACAGGTAACATATTGGAAAACTCTCCTTGAAATAGGTGGCATTACATCGAATGAAATCCGTTCCCATTTAGGAAAAGCGCCTATTCCGGGCGGTGATACTGTATTTATAACTTGTAATGTTGCTCCGGCTGATTCTCCTAAAATACGGGGAGAATCGGAAACGAACAAAGAAAACGAGCTACCAAAAGAAGAAGAAACGCAGATAGAGTAA
- a CDS encoding HK97 family phage prohead protease, translating to MEIRSFGENAAPKLLDERNIEGYAIVFERESRVMYDLEKKRFFIEIIKSGAVSEELLRSCDVKALLEHNKQRLLARSNNGTGSLSLCLDDYGCMYRFASPNTQDGNYAIEMIQRGDLFGSSFAYITDEKRNVEYSQRDGLLIRTVTKIDKIFDVSIVSDPAYFGTDVTLRSLEIHLQPAKSDNYQIEIEKLRTQI from the coding sequence ATGGAAATTAGAAGTTTTGGAGAAAATGCAGCCCCGAAATTATTAGACGAAAGAAATATAGAAGGGTATGCGATTGTATTTGAACGTGAAAGCCGTGTTATGTACGACTTAGAAAAGAAACGTTTCTTTATTGAAATCATTAAGTCGGGCGCTGTTTCCGAAGAATTACTCCGTAGTTGTGATGTTAAGGCACTACTAGAACATAATAAACAAAGGCTTTTAGCGAGGTCTAACAATGGGACGGGGTCTTTATCCTTATGTCTTGATGATTACGGGTGTATGTACCGTTTTGCTTCGCCTAATACGCAGGATGGAAACTACGCGATAGAAATGATTCAAAGAGGAGATTTATTCGGTTCTTCTTTTGCTTATATCACAGATGAAAAAAGAAATGTTGAGTACTCGCAAAGAGATGGACTGTTGATACGTACGGTTACTAAGATTGATAAAATCTTTGATGTCTCTATTGTTAGCGATCCGGCTTATTTTGGGACAGATGTTACATTGCGCAGTTTAGAGATACATCTACAACCTGCAAAGAGCGATAATTATCAAATAGAAATAGAAAAATTAAGAACACAAATTTAA
- a CDS encoding phage major capsid protein: MNYVERLAVIKRDMNAILDVAETEKRGLTPEEQEQFDALKNERDVIKVRMEKRALGTVVPQNVIERERAFAEAVCLLRNNGASDKYQGIIVNKGLVIPHERAVGNIMDTAASDPLIPVTVGDVILPLEKGLILDKVGCKMQSGMYGKWILPVVSGVEATIEDENAEVNDSKIDISKLTPTPKRCSLSVPVSNDAIDETNFALRDIVLVQITMALQRLLNKWMFSPTKITSKASEGVFVKATPNIEYTSALSWKNVCQLKASVLKAGVPADATACYVCSASTYADLESTPREAGSSRMILEDGKINGYPVFSTEYIGDDILGFGIFSYALVGQFGEMRLTVDPYTGAKKNLTYFVLNTKFDELAVRPEAFAIAKKKASA, encoded by the coding sequence ATGAACTACGTAGAAAGACTAGCAGTTATTAAAAGAGACATGAACGCAATTTTAGATGTTGCGGAAACAGAAAAACGCGGCTTAACGCCGGAAGAGCAAGAACAATTCGACGCGCTGAAAAACGAGCGGGACGTTATCAAAGTACGCATGGAAAAACGCGCTCTTGGTACTGTTGTTCCTCAAAATGTAATTGAACGTGAAAGAGCTTTCGCAGAAGCGGTTTGTTTGTTGCGCAATAATGGAGCATCGGACAAGTATCAAGGTATTATTGTAAATAAAGGGTTGGTTATTCCTCACGAACGAGCCGTTGGAAATATCATGGATACCGCCGCATCTGATCCGTTGATCCCCGTAACAGTCGGAGACGTTATTTTGCCACTTGAAAAAGGATTGATTCTTGACAAAGTAGGGTGCAAGATGCAGAGCGGAATGTATGGCAAATGGATTCTTCCAGTTGTGTCGGGTGTTGAAGCTACAATTGAGGACGAGAACGCCGAAGTAAACGATTCAAAGATCGACATTTCTAAGTTGACTCCGACTCCGAAACGTTGCTCTTTGTCCGTTCCTGTTTCGAATGATGCTATCGACGAAACGAATTTTGCTTTGCGTGACATTGTTTTAGTACAAATTACAATGGCTTTGCAACGCTTGTTAAACAAATGGATGTTTTCACCTACTAAGATCACATCAAAGGCGAGTGAGGGCGTATTTGTGAAAGCAACTCCGAATATCGAATATACTTCCGCTTTGAGTTGGAAGAATGTTTGCCAGTTGAAAGCATCTGTTTTGAAAGCGGGTGTTCCTGCTGATGCTACCGCCTGTTATGTTTGTTCGGCTTCCACTTATGCCGATCTTGAATCTACTCCACGCGAAGCGGGAAGTTCTCGAATGATTCTTGAAGATGGAAAGATTAACGGTTATCCGGTATTTTCAACGGAATACATCGGCGATGACATTCTTGGGTTCGGAATTTTCTCTTATGCGTTGGTAGGTCAATTTGGAGAAATGCGCTTGACTGTTGATCCATACACAGGAGCGAAAAAGAATCTCACCTACTTTGTATTAAATACAAAGTTTGACGAGTTGGCAGTACGCCCGGAAGCCTTTGCCATCGCAAAGAAAAAAGCTTCTGCCTAA
- a CDS encoding head-tail connector protein, with product MAQYVTLEELKQHLNVDFDTDDAYITGLIEPVQLLIESYLNNPLDTYVKDAKIDRRIWHAIRILIANYYANRESVTFATPQVIPGHIELLLQPLKRYT from the coding sequence ATGGCACAATACGTAACACTCGAAGAACTCAAACAGCATTTAAACGTTGACTTCGACACGGACGACGCGTATATAACCGGGCTTATCGAACCCGTTCAACTTCTTATCGAATCGTATCTAAATAATCCGCTAGATACCTACGTTAAGGACGCAAAAATAGATCGGCGTATCTGGCACGCGATCCGCATCCTCATAGCGAATTACTACGCAAACCGTGAATCGGTAACATTTGCCACTCCGCAAGTTATTCCGGGGCACATAGAACTATTACTGCAACCTTTAAAACGATATACGTAA
- a CDS encoding phage head closure protein, translating into MQAGLLNEMIAFYRSESKRDNLGGTSESWVKVFDKRAYIRFKSGARKEANGEIYNTTVNTIMIRICKEINAKMRIEYDGQKYKILSINHDRKQQATVIEAEVINE; encoded by the coding sequence ATGCAAGCAGGATTATTAAACGAAATGATCGCTTTTTACCGTAGCGAGTCAAAGCGCGATAATCTGGGCGGCACGTCTGAAAGTTGGGTGAAAGTATTCGATAAACGCGCATACATTCGCTTTAAGTCGGGTGCACGTAAAGAAGCGAACGGCGAGATATATAATACGACCGTTAATACAATAATGATTCGCATCTGCAAAGAGATTAACGCTAAAATGCGAATCGAGTACGACGGGCAGAAATACAAGATTTTATCTATTAACCACGACCGGAAGCAGCAAGCGACGGTTATAGAAGCAGAAGTAATCAATGAGTAA
- the gp17 gene encoding tail completion protein gp17, producing MSLSIGAHVYKRLSDSTELAKLVSDKIYAISTKTETSFPFVIYKRSSLVPEYTKDRYGTGDTVSVEVAVASDNYLNSVTIAEEVRKALENKRGQYDNFNVIDAKLMSADEDFIEDTFIQRLVFSFKTE from the coding sequence ATGAGTTTATCAATAGGTGCACACGTATATAAGAGATTAAGCGACTCTACAGAATTAGCAAAATTGGTTTCTGATAAAATATATGCTATCTCGACCAAAACGGAAACATCTTTTCCGTTCGTTATCTACAAGCGTAGTTCTCTGGTTCCAGAATATACGAAAGATAGATATGGTACGGGCGATACTGTTTCGGTTGAGGTTGCCGTAGCTAGTGATAACTATTTGAACTCTGTTACCATCGCCGAAGAAGTACGTAAGGCGCTCGAAAACAAGCGCGGGCAATATGATAACTTCAATGTAATAGACGCTAAACTAATGAGTGCAGACGAGGATTTTATCGAAGATACTTTCATTCAACGCCTTGTATTTTCTTTTAAAACAGAATAA
- a CDS encoding phage tail tube protein yields the protein MSKAKSVLGKDLMLFIDGKAIALATSCKLGLSAETIDTQSKDSGIWTEKDIKKLSWNASSENVFSADADANSYDKLFALFLAHKPVVLKFGVVGNPDVNEMPAAGWTLAEGAYTGSAVITSLEANAPDGDKATLSISFEGTGPLAKEAASK from the coding sequence ATGAGTAAAGCAAAATCAGTGTTAGGAAAAGACCTAATGTTATTCATCGACGGTAAAGCCATCGCACTTGCCACATCTTGCAAATTGGGGCTTTCGGCTGAAACAATCGACACACAAAGTAAAGATTCGGGTATCTGGACGGAAAAGGACATTAAAAAACTTTCTTGGAACGCTTCCAGTGAAAACGTATTTAGCGCGGATGCAGATGCGAATAGCTACGATAAACTATTCGCTTTGTTCTTGGCGCATAAACCTGTTGTTCTGAAATTTGGCGTTGTTGGCAATCCTGACGTAAACGAAATGCCCGCCGCCGGATGGACGCTAGCGGAAGGTGCATATACAGGTAGTGCGGTTATCACTTCGCTAGAAGCAAATGCGCCGGATGGAGACAAAGCAACACTATCAATCAGTTTCGAAGGAACCGGACCGCTTGCAAAGGAAGCAGCTAGTAAATAA